The genome window CGCGGCGGCGCCGCCGTGCTGCACGCGAAGGAGATCGGCGAACCAGCCGGCGAGCGTTTGCATGAGTTCCGCGCGGGTGCGGATGGCGGCGGCCTCGGCGAGGGCCTTCAACTGTTCCTCGCGCTCCTCGAGCCAGGCGCCGTCGGTGGCCTGCTTGTAGTGCGTCTGTTCGGCCTTGAGGGCGGCGGCGGATTCCTCGCGGATGCGCTCGCGCTCGCGTCCGAGCACGTCGAGAAAGGTGCGGGCAAGGGAGAACGCGGCGCGGGTGGGGGATGCGGGTCTTTCGACAAGGCGCTCGAGAGCGGCGAGCAATTCCTCGCCGGCCTCGGTGGGCGGTTGCGGGGCTCCAGCCTGGATCTGCACGACGATGCAGCGAGAGAGGATGGTCTCGAGCAGGGCGTCTGGCGACGACGAGGTGAGAAAGAGATGCGAGCCGGCGGGCGGTTCCTCGAGCGTCTTGAGGAAGGCGTTCGCGGCCTGGGGCTGCAGGCGATCGGCCTCGTGAATGATGGCGACCTTGCGGAGTCCGGCGGAGGGCTTTGTCCGCAGCGCCTGCTCGAGGTGGCGGATCTGCTCGATGAGGATGCGGCGGGATTTCGACTCCGGCTCGGCCTGGTGGAAGTCGGGATGCCGGAGCGCGTCGTCGGTCTCGAGGATGCGCGCGGCGATCTGCTCGATCACGGCGCGCTTGCCGCTGCCGCGAGGGCCGCAGAGCAGGTAGGCGTGGGCGAGTCGACCGGAGGACTGCGCCTCGAGCAGACGCTCAAGCGCGTGCTGCGGCGGAAACGCCATCGATGACCTCCTGGACGGTTTGGAAAATCTGCGCGGCGAGGGCGTCGCGGGACCGGGCGGCGTCGAGCACGCGGAAGCGGGCCGGTTCGCGGCGGGCAAGGTCGAGATAGCCGGCGCGCACGCGCTCGTAGAAGGCGAGGGGCTCGCGTTCGATGCGGTCGGGCGCGATGGCGCCGGGGCGATTGAAGACGCGACCGCGGGCCTCGGAGGCCTCGAGATCGAGGACGAACGTGAGGTCGGGCCGGCAGGAGCCGACGGCAAAGGCATTGATGCGGGTCACGTCTTCGTCGGCGAGGCGACGGGCGACGCCCTGGTAAACGGTGGTCGAATCGAGGAAGCGGTCGGAAATGACGTCCGTGCCGGCAGCGAGGGCGGGCGCGATGAGTTCGCGGACGAGCTGAGCGCGGCTGGCGGCGAAGAGGAGCAACTCGGCCTCGGAGGTCATGCCCTCACTCTCGCGGGAATGCTGAAGAACATGGCGGATCTGTTCGCCGACGGGGGTGCCGCCGGGTTCCCGAGTGACCACGACCTGTCGCCCGGCCGCCTGGAGGGCGCGGGTGAGGCGTTCGATCTGCGTGGTTTTGCCGCAGCCTTCGGAGCCCTCGAAGGTGATGAAGATGCCGGGGCGCGTCATGGGAATCTTCCAGAGTTTCAAATTGCGCTGGCATATTCCAAGCTAGATTTGAATGCGTCCATGAAAGTCTGCTTTGTCTCAGTCGAGCCCGAGGAAAAGGCGTATTTCGCCCGCCGGCTGGCGCGGTGGAATCCCCGCTTCGAGTGGAATCTCGACGCGGTGCCCGATGACGTCGAGGTGCTCTCGATCTTCATCTATTACGGAATCGACGAAGCCTTTCTGTCGGCGCATCCGGGCCTGAGGTTCATCGCATCGCGCTCGTCCAGTCTGGACCACGTGGATCTCGAGGCCTGCCGCAGACACGGCGTGAAGGTCGCGAGCGTCGGCGGCTCGGATGGAAACAGCGTCGCGGAGCACACGTTTGCCCTGCTGCTGGCGGTGGCGCGACGTTTCCGGACGTCGGCGGCCCTGCGCGTGCAGGGCGATTTTTCGCATAACGAGCTGCGCGGATTTGAACTGCGAGGCAAGACTCTCGGGTTGATCGGCGTGGGACGAATCGGCGCGCGGGTGGCGAAGATCGCGGCGGCATTCGAGATGAAGGTCGTCGCCTACGATCCGAAGCCCGATCCCGCGCTGGCGGCGGAGGGATTGCGCTACGAGTCGCTCGATACCGTGCTCGCGGAAGGCGAGATTCTCAGCCTGCACGCGGCGTTGACCGAGGCGACGCGCCATCTGATCAACGCGGAGACGCTCGCGAAATGCCAGGAGGGCGTCGTGATCATCAACACCGCGCGGGGCGACCTGATCGACACTTCGGCCCTGATCGCGGCGCTGGATTCCGGTCAGGTCGGCGGCGTCGGACTGGATGTGCTCGAGGATGAGCGGGTGCTGCGGGCGGACGCCAAGAATGTGCTGGCGAGCGAGATCTCGCGACGCGTGCACGACAGCGGCGGTCGGGCGGAGCCGTCCGGCGACCGGCGGCAGCAGATCGAGAGACTGTATTCCAACAATGCGCTGCTGGCGCGGCCGGAGGTCGTCTTCACGCCGCACATTGCCTTCAACACCACGGAGTCGACGGAGGCCGTTGCCGGCGAGGCCGCGAGGGTGATCGAGGATTTTCTCGAAGGCCGCGAGGTGCCATGCTGAGGCGATGAGTGACAAGAAGTGCTGGCTCGTGAAGTCCGAGCCCGAGGTTTATTCGTGGGATGAATTTGTGCACGAGGGCGGCACGGCGTGGACCGGGGTGCGCAATTTTCAGGCGCGGATCAACCTGCGCGAGATGACGGTCGGCGACCATGTGCTGTATTACCACAGCGGCGGGGAAAAGGCCGTGGTGGGCGTCGCGAAGGTGCGGCGGGAAGCCTACGCCGATCCCACGGCGGAGGAGGGCGAATGGGTATGCGTGGACCTCGCTCCGGTGAAGAAATTTTCGACGCCGGTGACGCTGGCTGCCGTGAAGGCGCAAAAGTCGCTGCAGGAAATCGCGCTCGTGCGGCAGTCTCGACTGAGCGTGATGCCGCTGGATGCGAAGGCGTATCGCGAGTTGCTCGCGATGGGCGGCCTGAAGTGAGCCGCTATGGGGTCGGGGCGACCGAGGTCTCGAGCGTAAGCGTGGTAAGGCTCGGGGTCGGCTCGCTGTTGTAGGGGCTCGCGGCGACGCGGACGTTCAGCTGTTCCTCCTTGCCATTGCGCCAGACGGTGACGGGGGTTTCCGCCCCGGCGGTGAGGAAGAACGAGGCGTCGAAGATGTCGACGGGATTGTGGACGGGCACTTCGCCCACCTTGAGCAGCAGGTCGCCTTCGCGGATGCCGGCCTGGGCGGCGGGGGAGTCGGGCTGGAGGTTTGCGACGCGGGCGGTGGAAGGCTGGGAGCCGTCGGGCGCGGACTCGACGGAAATGCCGACGTAGCCGGGCTTCAGCTTGCCGAAATTCGCGTAGTCCATGCGGGTCTTTTCCGCGGCATTGATCGGAAGGACATAGCAGGAGGCGTTGCCATCGACGCCGGCGACGACGATGCCGACGACTTCCCCGCTGAGATTGAGGGCGGGAGCGCCGCCGAGGCCGGGCTGCACGGGAAGGTTCGCGCGGATGTGTGTCGTTCGGAAAAATTTGTTGAGATATTCTTTATCGAAGCCCGCGACGAGCCCGAAGCTCGGGCTGACGTTGTGGTCCGTCGGGTAGCCGATCGCGATGAGCGGCGAGGAAATTTCGAGTTTCGAGGAATCGCCGATGGGAATGAAGGGCGTCGGGGCGCCGGCAACCTTGATGAGGGCGATGCCGGTGCGCGGGTCGGCGATGAGCAGACTGGCGGGCATTTTGCGCATGCCCTGGCAGACGGTGATGTTCTTTGCGTCGCCGAGCACTTCGACGACGGTGTAGATCGTGCCGGAGGAGTCGGCGTAGAAGCCGGTGCCTTCGATCTGGCCGTGCTGATCCGAGGACTGGATCTTGACGACGGCGTTGCGGTTGAAGGTGAAGAGCTCCTTGACCCGGGCGGCAATGCTTTGCCCGAGATCTTCTTCGGCGAATGCTGAAAATGTTCCGAGCAGAACGGCCAGTCCGGCGACGGGCAGATGCCGATGGCGTGCGCGGAAGCTAGAAACTGAACGGCGCGTCATAGCTTACTGGCCGCTTCTCGAGAATGTAACTGGGAGGGAGCTTGGCGGAGGAGGAAACCTGCGCGACGGGCAGGTTCGGAGACGCGGGCGCGATTTGCGGGGCGGTCGTGGCGCCGGCCGTGAGTGCGGAGCTGGCGGCGGGGCCCTGGGAATTGACGATCACGCCGGTGACGCCGAGAGCGGCCACAAGGATGCTGGCGTAGGCGATGGCGGGAACGCGGAAACTTTCGAGCCAGAGATTGGCGCGGTCCCAGGCGATCTGCCATACCGGGCGGCGGAGCATCTCGGCCCGCTGCCGGCGCTGAAACTCGAGGAGAAAATCGTCGAAGTAATCCTCGGGCGGCTGCTCGTAACGCTTCAGCCGGATCAGCTTCTGGATGTCGGTCAATTCTTCACTCATGGCTGAATTTCAGGGTGCTCTAAACTCTTCGAGATAATTTTGCAACTGGCGATGCGCGTAGAACAGCCGGGAACGCACCGTGCCCTCGGAGATTCCAAGAATCCTGGCGATCTCGGCGTGGGGCATTCCCTGGATGTCGAACATGGTCACCACCGCTCTATGGTCATGAGACAGCTTCTGCATGACGTCGTTCAATTTTTTTTGAAGTTCGGACAGCGTGGCTTCCCGGCGCGGATCGGAGCCGGCAGTGGCCTCGATATAATCAGGGTCGTTCTCGATGTGGGCGTCGACGTCGTCGAGGCTGGGACCGCGGCGGCGGTTGCGCTTCTTGAGGAAGTTGATCGTCATGTTCGCGGCGATCGTGTGGATCCAGGTGTAGAAGCTGGAGTCGCCGCGGAAGCCCTTGATCGAGCGGTAGGCCTTCAGGAAAATGTCCTGGAGAAGGTCGTTCGTCTCCTCGTGGTTCGAGGTCATGTTGTAGACGAGACCGTAGACGCGCGGACTGTAGCGGCGCACGAGCACGTCGAAGGCGGTGGCGTCGCCGTCTTTCGTGCGCGCGACCAGCTCGTCGTCCTTGGGCTCCAGTGGCTCGTCCATGTGCAAAGGGAAAGACCGCCGATCCTAGCAGGCGAGGCGGCGCGTTGATAGCCGAGAGTTGGAATAACGGGAATCTCAGCCCACCATGCGGGGCAGCGCCCGGTGGAAAATCTCGATGAGCGCGCCGGCGGCGCCGCGGCCCGTATCGGTGACTTCGTCGTGGCTGAGGGTTTCTCCGGAGATGCCGGCCGCCCAGTTCGTGAGGCAGGAGAAGGCGGCGACCTCGATGCCGAGAGCCCGGGCCTGGATGGTCTCGGGCACGGTGGACATGCCGACGGCGTCGGTCCCGAGGGTGCGGAGCATGCGGACCTCGGCGGGCGTCTCGTATTGGGGGCCAAGGAGGCTCGCGTAGACGCCTTCGTGGAGGGGCACGCCGGCCTCGGTCGCGCTCTGGCGGAAAATTTCGCGGAGGCGCGGGCTGTAGGCGGCGGTGAGGTCGATGAAGTTCGGTCCGCCGAGGAGCGGCGTGGTGCCGGTGAGGTTGAGATGGTCGGAGAGCATCATCCACTGGCCGGGCGCGAACGCGGGATTCAGCGTGCCGGCGGCATTCGTGAGGATGAGGCGGTGAACGCCGAGGCGGTGGAGGAGGCGCACGCCGGCAGTGACCTCGCGAGCGGTCCAGCCTTCGTAAAGATGGACGCGGCCGCGGCACAGGAGCAGCGGCTGGCCGTTTACGCGGGCGAGGGCAAAGGCGCCGGCATGACCGGGCACCTTCGAGGCGGGCAGGCCGGGAATGGAGTCGTAGGGAATGGTTGCCTCGATCTCGAGCGCGTCGGCAAAGGAGTTCAGGCCCGAGCCGAGAACGATGGCGACTTGCGCGCCGCAGCCCTCGAGGGCCTCGGGCAGAAGGGGGAACTCGGAACTCATGAAAGCGTGGTCCCAGAAACGGCGGCCGGCTGCAAGACGGGACGTGCGCTATTCGGCCAGGGGGATGGCTTTGGGAATGACGCCGCCGAGCAGCAGGTCGTCGCTGTTGTCCTTCAAATCCACGCCGGTGAGCTGCCGGCGGCGGGCGTTTTCCATGAGGTAGTGGAGCTTGAAGGCGGCGGTCTCGAAGTCGAGGCCGCCGGGGCGAACGTTCGAGATGCAGTTGCGCTCGGCGTCCGACCGGCCGACG of Chthoniobacterales bacterium contains these proteins:
- a CDS encoding AAA family ATPase — protein: MAFPPQHALERLLEAQSSGRLAHAYLLCGPRGSGKRAVIEQIAARILETDDALRHPDFHQAEPESKSRRILIEQIRHLEQALRTKPSAGLRKVAIIHEADRLQPQAANAFLKTLEEPPAGSHLFLTSSSPDALLETILSRCIVVQIQAGAPQPPTEAGEELLAALERLVERPASPTRAAFSLARTFLDVLGRERERIREESAAALKAEQTHYKQATDGAWLEEREEQLKALAEAAAIRTRAELMQTLAGWFADLLRVQHGGAAAFDRPILRAQAASTDPKSTLRRLQALDDTISALDRNVQEALAIEAGFLNLFTIPA
- the tmk gene encoding dTMP kinase, translating into MTRPGIFITFEGSEGCGKTTQIERLTRALQAAGRQVVVTREPGGTPVGEQIRHVLQHSRESEGMTSEAELLLFAASRAQLVRELIAPALAAGTDVISDRFLDSTTVYQGVARRLADEDVTRINAFAVGSCRPDLTFVLDLEASEARGRVFNRPGAIAPDRIEREPLAFYERVRAGYLDLARREPARFRVLDAARSRDALAAQIFQTVQEVIDGVSAAARA
- a CDS encoding NAD(P)-dependent oxidoreductase codes for the protein MKVCFVSVEPEEKAYFARRLARWNPRFEWNLDAVPDDVEVLSIFIYYGIDEAFLSAHPGLRFIASRSSSLDHVDLEACRRHGVKVASVGGSDGNSVAEHTFALLLAVARRFRTSAALRVQGDFSHNELRGFELRGKTLGLIGVGRIGARVAKIAAAFEMKVVAYDPKPDPALAAEGLRYESLDTVLAEGEILSLHAALTEATRHLINAETLAKCQEGVVIINTARGDLIDTSALIAALDSGQVGGVGLDVLEDERVLRADAKNVLASEISRRVHDSGGRAEPSGDRRQQIERLYSNNALLARPEVVFTPHIAFNTTESTEAVAGEAARVIEDFLEGREVPC
- a CDS encoding EVE domain-containing protein, which translates into the protein MSDKKCWLVKSEPEVYSWDEFVHEGGTAWTGVRNFQARINLREMTVGDHVLYYHSGGEKAVVGVAKVRREAYADPTAEEGEWVCVDLAPVKKFSTPVTLAAVKAQKSLQEIALVRQSRLSVMPLDAKAYRELLAMGGLK
- a CDS encoding S1C family serine protease, yielding MTRRSVSSFRARHRHLPVAGLAVLLGTFSAFAEEDLGQSIAARVKELFTFNRNAVVKIQSSDQHGQIEGTGFYADSSGTIYTVVEVLGDAKNITVCQGMRKMPASLLIADPRTGIALIKVAGAPTPFIPIGDSSKLEISSPLIAIGYPTDHNVSPSFGLVAGFDKEYLNKFFRTTHIRANLPVQPGLGGAPALNLSGEVVGIVVAGVDGNASCYVLPINAAEKTRMDYANFGKLKPGYVGISVESAPDGSQPSTARVANLQPDSPAAQAGIREGDLLLKVGEVPVHNPVDIFDASFFLTAGAETPVTVWRNGKEEQLNVRVAASPYNSEPTPSLTTLTLETSVAPTP
- a CDS encoding sigma-70 family RNA polymerase sigma factor; this translates as MDEPLEPKDDELVARTKDGDATAFDVLVRRYSPRVYGLVYNMTSNHEETNDLLQDIFLKAYRSIKGFRGDSSFYTWIHTIAANMTINFLKKRNRRRGPSLDDVDAHIENDPDYIEATAGSDPRREATLSELQKKLNDVMQKLSHDHRAVVTMFDIQGMPHAEIARILGISEGTVRSRLFYAHRQLQNYLEEFRAP
- a CDS encoding purine-nucleoside phosphorylase, whose product is MSSEFPLLPEALEGCGAQVAIVLGSGLNSFADALEIEATIPYDSIPGLPASKVPGHAGAFALARVNGQPLLLCRGRVHLYEGWTAREVTAGVRLLHRLGVHRLILTNAAGTLNPAFAPGQWMMLSDHLNLTGTTPLLGGPNFIDLTAAYSPRLREIFRQSATEAGVPLHEGVYASLLGPQYETPAEVRMLRTLGTDAVGMSTVPETIQARALGIEVAAFSCLTNWAAGISGETLSHDEVTDTGRGAAGALIEIFHRALPRMVG